Within the Girardinichthys multiradiatus isolate DD_20200921_A chromosome 12, DD_fGirMul_XY1, whole genome shotgun sequence genome, the region GGGCTTTGTTCCCCAGAAGGACTCCTAACACTAAAAAGGTTGGTGATTTCACCAGACAAGGTCCCACTGgggaaacagaaacaagaacaCACAGacccacacacactctctcacaGTATCCTCTGTGCCGTATCCTGTTCTGTGAGGTGTGTGAAAGTTGTACCTTCCCGTTTATTGTAAACGGGTCTGCCCTTGTCTCCATGACTTAATGCGGGAATCAATGAAAGAAGAAGCTATTTATCTACCACATATCTTGAGAACCAATAATGTCATTACCCATCTAAAATGTtgattattaaaaacatttatttactcaccggaAATATGCTGCTTTATTGTATTAGTATCAACTTGGATACTGAGCTTCAACCTGTCCATGTAATGTTTGTGTTACTGTAATAGACTCCCATTATGAATCTGTCCCAATGACATAAAGCATAATCATCCTGCTCTCACAAAGCACAAAAGAAGGAGATGATGAGAGGATTCAAGACAAAGCAGACATCCTCAAACCTGGATGGAAGGAAGTGAGTGACCTGAGgttaaacaaacagacaaatatAGCTTACGTGCAGAAAATCCTTATTTGAAAGAAGGAACTACAACTGAGTGATGCACCCAAATCTGCTCTCACTACTTGAGGCTTACTGCACCTGAAAAGACATGTATTTGCCGAGTCAGTAGTATTTCTTTTGAGTCTGCAAAAAACACTGTGCATGGCAGAAAGCAAACCCTGCCCATCACGCCAAACACACAAATCCACCCTATGcaacatggaggtggcagcatcatgctctggggatgcttttcttcagcacagaCAGGTAAGCTCGCTGGATTTGATTAAAAGATGGAAGAAGCCAAATGTAGaaaacagggcaatcctgaaagaaaacttgTTTAAAGCTGCATAAGGCTTGAGACTGGGttggaggttcactttccagtaATACAAAAACCTTCACACAGCCACAGCCACAATGAAATGGCTTAGATCAAAACtcattcatgtgtttgaatggtGCACTGTATTGCAGACTGTGACCTTTCCCACTATTTATATATCCTGCTTCCCATTCAACACACAGCTTTAGAAGCATGcaaaatttgacatttttattcaaGACATACTAGTTCCTGCCAGATTAAACTCCAAACAGCACAAACACCAACAAGTCGTTTTCTAAATTGTGTAGGAGGAGGCAAACAAATGTGCAATACATCTAAACTCCATTATATAAATGTATGTTCTCgaaatcatgaaaaataagGTCTGGTAATGATGTGATAGCAGATCTGAGAACCAAAGTCCTGATTCTGTACACCAACAGAGATTAGAAGTTTATAATTAGCATCATCATCAACAAGAGGCTCAGAATGAGTGAAGACATTTCTAATCAGTCGGGGCTAAATAACAGCCAGTAAAATCAAAAGTCCACCCAAAGCCTACAGAGATGAAGCCTCAGTAGAACGCTCACTTACACCTACATGCAGTGGACTGACAAAATATCACAGAAACCACACTCCTCATTAATCGCCCACAAGAACATCTTGTCATCACTACAAAACCATTCCTCAGTTGTGCAGTGATGGGATTTATCAGCGTGACTTGAGTAATCCTTCCTCCACTCAACTCCTTCAGCACGCATCCTGCTCCTCCTCGCtttcttgaatttttttttttacttaactcAGAAGGAAGATGTCTCCTTTTTCTTCCTACAGAACTTGTGTCACATCAGCCTTTGTTTAGTCACCTCCTTCAAGCCCCATCAGAAATGTTCCTGTATTTTCATTTGACAATTATAGCAAGGTTCAGTGTTGTTATTCACAATTGTTCTCTCACTTCCAACACAAAGTTGTCAATGGCAACATTAACAAACACCTACTATTAATATAGCATTTATACATTAGGAGCTTAATTAGTGACAACAGGCTCGTTCACAATTAAGGCTGGTTTTGGcaagtttatttacatttaaaatcggGAGATGTAGAGATAAACGTGTTTGAGAACAAAATGTATGCATCAGCCAAAGAACAAAAgcccttgtgaagatgctgactGAAGCTGGTAAAAGTGTCATTGTCTGCAGTGAAACATGTTCTGTATGATCATGGGCTGAAATGCCATTCAgaaaggaagaagccattacttcaAAGGCAACATAAAATTCAGACTATAGTTGGCAAATGCACTCGTGTGCTAAGACCTCAGtttttggtctgatgagactaATATCGAAGTGTTTGGGAACAATGATgtgataacatttaaaaaggaaaaacaggggCAATGTTtccaagcctgagaacaccattcCAAATGTAAAGGACATGACAGCCTTATGATGTGTGGGGTTTTGTGTTGCAATAGGGACTggtgaactttaaaaaacagatcAGGAaggaacattatgtggaaatactcAAGCAACATCTCCAGGCAtcacaaaattaaaatagaCCTAAAATGAACAACTATCCGAAGCATACTGCcaaattctagaattgcgccgctcaaggtggcagcaggttggagtagctctgttacttttgattctgatttattcttttttgggaactattcctcttgtggtggatacagttgatatttttttggacgactgtcctctcTGGTATccgatgctgtgcagcttggaggatttttcctaatactatctatttttggacatttgttatgatgcattgccatggcaacagggttgtttcttacaaccgggagcagctgattaatatctcaaaagctcaaataatacttcaactacaaccccaaatccccgatgagttgaaaaggagacgccgtggatgcagagcagcagctaagagaaaagagagaaggaggaagttcaaaacatctcttccgtcgattatgatgggcaatgtgagatcgttgggaaacaagttggatgaactccaagccccacaaaggacccagccagagtaccgggcatgcagtattatgtgttttactgagacaaggctgcaggatcatatccccgactccagcatctctctgccgggctttttaaccatacgagcagacagagatttaaagaggaccggcaaatgtaaaggaggtggactggcagtacttgtgaacaacagatggtgtaatccaggacatgttactgtgaagtgtcatctctgcagtccagatattgaactgttggcagtaggtttttgtccatattatttacccagagagttcaccagtgttatattggcaacagtttacgttccaccttccgctgttgccgacacgtgatgccatcagctcagttgttgctaatctacagacacaaaaccccaatgcttttgtggcaatttctggtgattttaaccatgcttcactctctctgctacacttccaacgtttcaacagtttgtcagctgctctaccagagaaaacaaaacgttgtatttgttttatgctaatgtcaaggactcatacatctctactgcaagacctcctctaggcaaatcagatcacaatcttgtttttctctgctcgaaatataagccccttgttcagaggcaacctgtaataaaggactgtgagaaaatggtcacaggaagctgaagacgctctgcaaggttgctttgaggctacagactgggacgcactgtgccagccacatagagaggacatcaatgccatgactgagtgtgaaaccgactatataaacttctgtgtggataacatcatccccaccagaaccgtgagatgcttccccaataacaaaccttggattaccagtgacctgaaggacctgcttaacaagaaaaaaagagccttcagagagggagacagagaattattgaggagtatacagaaacaacttaaagtcaagataagagacagcaaggaggtgtacaagaagaagctggagagcaagctccagcaaaacaatatcagagatgtgtggacagggatgaagaagatcacgggcttcagACAGAGGGATGATCAGacagatggaggtctggacagagccaatgaactgaacacattcttcaataggttcagttcagaaacaagctttgcatcctcctctcctgctcacagccaaacagacattccaacttcctttgacccaaaggacccacagctgtccagtaacacctcacattttttatcttccacctcagccctagacccttctgcttctacatgtttgccttcaaccatatcagaagatgctgatgcttcctttgcttccctcttccacctgtgtgtctcaagaagtcagatgaagagacaactggagagactgaatcggaataaggctgcaggtccagatcatgtcagccctagagtcctgaaggcctgtgcagagcagctctgtgggattctgcagcacctcttcaaccttagccttgtccttcagtttgcttatctctgtggagttggagttaaagatgccatcatacatctgcttcaacaaacccactgtcatctggacaaagccagcaccactgtgaggatcatgttctttgatttctccagtgcatttaacaatccaacctgatttgctttgtcagaaactccagaagactcaggtggaggcctcaacaatctcctggatcaaagactacctgacaaacggaccacagtttgtgagactgaagggttgtgagtctaaccaggtagtcagcagcacagaagcaccacaggggactgtactctcaccattccttttcactctgtacacctcagacttccagtacaagacagactcctgtcatctgcagaaatactgggatgattctgcagtcgtggggtggatcagagatggacaagaagctgagtacaggaaggtggtggaccgctttgtggcatggtatggaaacaatcatctcattttgaacatgactaaaacaaaggagatgattgattgtagattttaagagaaacaggaataagtcaaaaactatttctatcatgggagaagaagtggaggtggtggaggagtataaatacctcggtgttcacctggacaacagactagagtggagatgcaactgtgaagccatctacaagaagggacagagcagactgtacttcttgaggaagcttaggtcctttggtgtttgcagcaagatgctgcatatcttctataagtctgttgtggaaagagTAATCTCTTCTCCATTATCTGCTgtagaagcagcatcagagccatggacttaaaaaagctcaacaagctgataaagaaggctggctctgttctggggactcctctggaacctctggagatcatttaatttccctttgggattaataaagtttttttgaattgaattgaaattaagTACAAACTGGCTTATGTATAACAAAGCAAAAGCAATATCTCCTACAAAGCTGACTCAATTACACCAGTTCACTCAGAAGGAATGGATCAAAACTCCAGCAAAACATTGTAAGAAGCTTGCAGAAGGGTATGCAAAATGTTTCACttaagtcatacagtttaaagagAAATCCTACCAAATATGTACACTTCTGACATCAAGGAAATTTCCTAAAACATTATGTTGCTCATTATTCTGGATTCTGGCAAATAAATAATTCTGCTAATCCCAACTGACATGACAGCGGAacattttagtctgatttaatgtcagacattgAGAAAAATTGTAAATTCTCTATATGGtaagtaaatatctggttttaactgtatcTGCCACTTCCCTTTCCACCCACAGTGTTCATTTTGTTGCAGTGTACGTTTATGCAAGTTAAAACGTGATCATTTCATGTGTACATCTATTTAGGAATTGTGTCAAATTAAATCATCATGTTTACATCTTAATAGAAtctctttttattcttttttttttaagatttcttccgtcctttcattcattttcatccTTACCGTGATCGCAGCGCATGCCATGCGGCATCCACATCTGCATACAGGTTTTTCTCCGACGGCTTCCCAGAGCTGGCTCCATAACCCGAGTAGTCGTAGGAGAAGACATTACAGTTGATCCGTGAGCCCAGGCCAATGTAGAAACTGCTCATTTGGCCCAGATCAACTGCATTTCCATGGGAGAATAACAGAGTGTAGCGGGCACTAGGTGAGCAGCGCACAAACATGCAGGCAATGCGGTTCCCTCTGGAAGTGCGTGTCATAAAACACTCGATGGCGTCCTTTTCTCGCACAGAGTACTGCCAGTCAGCCCGCTCTGAGAGGTGCAGCGTCCATCTGCTGCCGCTTTCGTCGCACATGAGGCTGTAGGTGGGCTCCGGAGGAAGGAAGGCAAGCTTGGAGGCGATCTTGCTGGGGCACGGTGGACAGCAGAACAGGCAACATAGCTCACTGAAGGTTAGATGGTTCATCCTTAAAATGGGACAGTGAGAGTGACAATGATTAAAACAGATACAACTACAGTCGTTTCTTTCtacagtgtgaatgctgtaagctgaaggGATGAGCTCACGGTTTAACCGTAAAATCCTTGCAAGGTTTAACTGTAAAATTTggcaaaaatatcaaaatagcTTTAAAGTCCTGTCCTATTGAGATGCCGAGGTGAaattaagcattttttaaaaggcAACTTGTTAATTTCCTACTTCTTTTGAAGAATGTCTGTCATGAAATTGGATGAAAAAGGAGCATGTCTCTAAAGCACTGACCTCACACTCTGGCTTATTCCCTGATCTGACTCAGCCCTATGACAATGACTTTGACACAGCTGGTTCCACATGGGCTTCAGGAACACACCAGTGCAGAATTTATAATCCTAGTGTCAAAACTGTCCAGAACATGAGTGAGTTAAAAGCAACGAACCACTATGAACTACTTGGAAAACCTGCCATTATTACTAAACAGGAATGAGTTGAAAAAGGGACTACATTCATTTGCTTGCAAGGCATGTGGGTCGAAATTCTCTGAAGCACAGTTATTTGAAAGTCATCCAATTTGAAAGAGGACAGATTTGCTCTATGTTTAAATAGTGaatttattgttaaaaacagcaaacactGCACTAGTAGTTAGACGGACAAAACATCGGCTGTAGCAGGATCTCAAGATCGGGACGCCTAATAACAATCTTACAATAAAACAACGATACACGAGAAGAAGATATAGCTTATAAATGTCTTTCATATGCAGTTGGATTATCGTTCCAGTAAGAATAAGTCCACTAATTATTTGCGACTACATCAAATATTAGCATCACAGCATGAACGCCGTTTTAAAAATTCACTTTTGGCACAGCTGCACAGTATATGAAATCCCAATTGTCATCAGTGTTACAAATAGCTTGGaagcaatattttttataatatcATATTTCACATGGTACGCATTAAGGTTAGACAGTTTGGGGATATTTTTGACCATTTGGTCAAAAATAACCACTTGTCTCCAACTGCCCTAGCTGATCGCAACTGATCTATGTTTTTTATTGGCTAGGATGCtaacgcacacacacagaaaattgTGGGGAAAATCACCctgctggaaaagaaaaaagagccaGGATTAATCGTAATCAATAAACTCTGCAATATTCAGCTGTAGTATTGCAATTACATGTTTCCCTGCTGTCATGCAGCTCTAACTT harbors:
- the abhd17b gene encoding alpha/beta hydrolase domain-containing protein 17B, whose product is MNHLTFSELCCLFCCPPCPSKIASKLAFLPPEPTYSLMCDESGSRWTLHLSERADWQYSVREKDAIECFMTRTSRGNRIACMFVRCSPSARYTLLFSHGNAVDLGQMSSFYIGLGSRINCNVFSYDYSGYGASSGKPSEKNLYADVDAAWHALRSRYGIRPESVIIYGQSIGTVPSVDLASRYESAAVILHSPLTSGMRVAFPDTKKTYCFDAFPNIDKISKVTSPVLLIHGTEDEVIDFSHGLALYERCQHPVEPLWVEGAGHNDVELYGQYLERLKQFVAHELVNV